From one Desulfurobacterium pacificum genomic stretch:
- a CDS encoding DUF4388 domain-containing protein — protein sequence MELRGEFRSVSEILDLIQIVSMGKKSGEMNFRGEEGSVTVYFDQGKAISFDSSIPAVLNIREAVKSQSLTLEEAIKLILHYISFWKGGRFLFVEKPISREHLGSVDMVGVMMEFSKEVDETPEEVRKAIADNLKFQLSEDIQGEICIDRVGWRLLREIAKGKSMKSLLFSLPFPYGVIVEKLQMLLNKGAICESTEVVEREELEKKEVKEEIPKVPEERIEKIKEILVSAMGPMGEFLVDEALEDLEVRELSPDMVNMFIDTLLEKIPETCLIEGESCRERFRKEFEKILTGG from the coding sequence ATGGAATTAAGGGGAGAGTTCAGGTCTGTTTCAGAGATTCTTGACCTAATCCAGATAGTTAGCATGGGTAAGAAAAGTGGAGAGATGAATTTCCGAGGGGAAGAAGGAAGTGTTACTGTCTACTTTGACCAGGGGAAAGCTATAAGCTTTGACTCCAGCATACCTGCTGTTTTGAATATAAGGGAAGCTGTTAAATCGCAAAGTTTAACTTTGGAGGAAGCTATAAAGCTTATTCTTCACTACATCTCTTTCTGGAAGGGAGGTAGGTTCCTTTTTGTAGAAAAACCTATTTCCCGGGAGCATTTAGGTTCTGTTGATATGGTTGGCGTTATGATGGAGTTTTCAAAAGAAGTTGATGAAACGCCTGAAGAAGTTAGAAAAGCTATTGCTGATAATCTGAAATTTCAGCTTTCTGAGGATATTCAAGGTGAAATTTGTATTGACAGAGTTGGATGGCGTTTGTTGAGAGAGATAGCAAAAGGTAAGAGTATGAAGAGTTTACTTTTTTCTCTTCCTTTTCCTTATGGTGTAATAGTAGAGAAGTTACAGATGTTGCTAAATAAAGGAGCTATCTGCGAATCCACAGAAGTAGTTGAAAGAGAAGAGTTAGAAAAGAAAGAAGTCAAAGAAGAGATTCCTAAGGTTCCAGAAGAAAGGATAGAGAAGATAAAGGAGATTTTAGTTTCTGCAATGGGTCCTATGGGTGAGTTTTTGGTTGATGAAGCTCTTGAGGATTTGGAAGTTAGAGAATTGTCACCTGATATGGTAAATATGTTTATAGATACTTTGCTTGAAAAAATCCCCGAAACCTGCCTCATAGAAGGCGAAAGCTGTAGAGAACGCTTCAGAAAAGAGTTTGAAAAAATCCTTACAGGAGGTTAG
- a CDS encoding class II fructose-bisphosphate aldolase, translating to MQFTCDEIKNALNGVVEVGEDRVKILNPQKVRDELIDRLVYTAVFGEEKEKACARWLIRAIALELDIVPASIHDLYTGGMAREEIPFWFTVPAMNIRGLTYDVMRQIFKIAVEKDMGAFILEIAKSEIGYTDQRPAEYTACALAAAIKEGYKGPVFIQGDHFQFNAKKYAEDPEKELESIKALTKEAIEADFYNIDIDPSTLVDYSKPTLKEQQYHNYVNTAKMTAFIREIEPEGVTVSVGGEIGHIGGKNSTPEEFEAFMEGFLEELKKTAGDVPGISKISVQTGTEHGGVPLPDGSIAKVKLDFSVLEKIGEVARKKYSMAGAVQHGASTLPDELFHKFPEVKTAEIHLATGFQNIIYDHLPEDFKNEIYNWLKTELKNEWKEGWTEEQFIYKTRKKAFGKFKKDFWDLPADVKEPMMKALEDKFRFLFEQLKVYGTKEVVNRYVKPVKIYKKRPY from the coding sequence ATGCAGTTTACGTGCGATGAGATTAAGAACGCTCTAAACGGCGTTGTTGAAGTTGGCGAAGATAGAGTGAAAATCCTCAACCCACAGAAAGTCAGAGATGAGCTTATAGATAGGCTTGTTTACACTGCTGTATTTGGAGAGGAAAAGGAGAAAGCGTGTGCAAGATGGCTTATAAGGGCTATAGCCCTTGAGCTTGACATAGTTCCCGCTTCCATTCACGACCTTTACACCGGCGGAATGGCAAGGGAGGAGATACCTTTCTGGTTTACCGTTCCTGCCATGAACATAAGGGGGCTTACCTACGACGTTATGAGGCAGATTTTCAAGATTGCCGTTGAAAAGGATATGGGTGCTTTTATCTTGGAAATTGCCAAGTCCGAGATTGGTTATACAGACCAGCGTCCTGCTGAATATACCGCCTGCGCTTTGGCGGCGGCGATAAAAGAAGGTTATAAAGGTCCTGTTTTTATTCAGGGAGACCACTTCCAGTTTAACGCCAAAAAGTATGCAGAAGACCCTGAAAAAGAGCTTGAATCCATAAAAGCGCTTACTAAAGAGGCTATAGAAGCAGACTTCTACAACATAGACATTGACCCATCTACTTTGGTTGATTACAGCAAACCGACTTTAAAGGAGCAGCAGTATCACAACTACGTTAACACGGCTAAGATGACTGCTTTTATAAGAGAAATTGAACCTGAAGGTGTAACGGTATCTGTCGGCGGAGAGATAGGACACATAGGCGGTAAAAACTCAACGCCGGAAGAGTTTGAAGCCTTTATGGAAGGTTTCCTTGAAGAGCTTAAGAAAACTGCTGGAGATGTTCCCGGTATAAGCAAGATTTCTGTCCAGACGGGAACAGAGCATGGAGGCGTTCCTCTACCAGATGGAAGTATAGCGAAAGTAAAGCTTGACTTTTCCGTTCTTGAAAAGATAGGGGAAGTTGCAAGGAAGAAGTATTCAATGGCAGGTGCTGTCCAGCACGGCGCTTCAACGCTACCTGATGAACTCTTCCACAAGTTTCCAGAGGTTAAAACTGCTGAAATTCACCTCGCTACAGGTTTCCAGAACATTATTTATGACCATCTACCAGAAGACTTTAAGAATGAAATTTACAACTGGCTTAAGACAGAACTGAAAAACGAGTGGAAAGAGGGCTGGACAGAGGAACAGTTTATCTACAAGACGAGAAAGAAAGCTTTTGGTAAGTTCAAGAAAGATTTCTGGGATTTGCCGGCAGACGTTAAAGAACCTATGATGAAAGCTCTTGAAGATAAGTTCAGATTCCTCTTTGAACAGCTAAAAGTTTACGGAACGAAAGAAGTAGTTAATAGGTACGTTAAGCCTGTGAAGATTTACAAGAAAAGACCCTACTAA
- a CDS encoding menaquinone biosynthetic enzyme MqnA/MqnD family protein: MLKVGIIEYLNTIPVYYGFLKGSVKADNVEFVEDVPSELNELLREGFLDISVISSYEYLSNSDKYLLFPDFSISAKRKVLSVLFLSTVPIHQLHRKDVWLTRSSMTSRELLKYLLKNVYGVEPNYYYYSLKDNDLPKNPTALLTIGDDAFKLLKNKRFTFIYDLAEEWFNIHGLPFVFAVWAVRREVYESRPEEVEAFYRKLLVSREEGIANLKDICQSYSKKLCINCENCMEYLENLRFNLGNDEKQSLELFAQSIGVPSKLEFIEV; the protein is encoded by the coding sequence ATGCTAAAAGTAGGGATAATTGAGTATCTAAACACAATTCCTGTTTATTACGGCTTTTTGAAAGGAAGCGTTAAAGCTGATAACGTTGAGTTTGTAGAAGACGTTCCTTCTGAACTTAACGAGCTTTTAAGGGAAGGTTTTTTGGACATATCTGTTATATCTTCTTACGAGTATTTATCTAACAGCGATAAGTATCTTCTATTTCCTGATTTTTCTATATCGGCTAAAAGAAAGGTTTTGAGCGTTTTGTTCCTTTCAACAGTACCTATACATCAATTACACAGGAAAGATGTATGGCTTACGAGAAGCTCTATGACTTCAAGAGAACTTTTGAAATATTTGCTGAAAAACGTTTACGGGGTTGAACCGAACTATTACTATTACTCTCTTAAAGATAACGATTTGCCCAAAAATCCCACCGCCCTCCTCACCATAGGTGACGATGCTTTTAAGCTTTTAAAAAATAAGCGTTTTACCTTTATTTACGATTTAGCTGAAGAGTGGTTTAACATTCACGGTCTTCCGTTCGTTTTTGCCGTTTGGGCTGTTAGGAGAGAAGTTTACGAGAGCAGACCTGAAGAGGTGGAGGCATTTTACAGGAAGCTTTTGGTTTCAAGAGAGGAAGGTATAGCGAATTTAAAAGATATCTGTCAGTCGTACTCTAAAAAACTGTGTATCAATTGTGAAAATTGCATGGAGTACCTTGAGAATTTGAGGTTTAACCTTGGGAATGATGAAAAGCAAAGTTTGGAGTTGTTTGCTCAAAGCATAGGCGTTCCATCAAAGTTAGAGTTTATAGAAGTTTAA
- a CDS encoding polysaccharide deacetylase family protein: MSLRIITLLILTVTLYLLPAVAAPDNYATVFIFHRFGDQRYPSTSVPMRDFEKEMKYLKTHNYNVISVKKLYDIVSSGKPIPPKTVVITIDDGYETTMKAFKILKKYKFPFTVFLYTAAINRYPDFLTLKQIKEMEESGLVTFGNHLYDHPNLGWKRLHLPKDKYVKLLKREERKSRKRFKRLLGYEPEFLAFPYGDYDKISLKFFRNRYKLLFSQDRGAFSGREFPVPRMAVVGSQSGFKLFVEDLNIEPLPVVKHTPDIGLTDKNPVSVSFEIENPENYHYCSIYATGVGWLNNVEKKGNVVKLKDKLTLVKYKTRIGIRCYDKRTGKKAEFFFLVLEKKPGKSPALTN; encoded by the coding sequence ATGTCATTAAGAATAATAACCTTACTGATTTTGACGGTTACGCTCTATCTTTTACCGGCAGTGGCAGCTCCAGATAACTACGCTACAGTTTTTATATTTCACCGCTTCGGGGACCAAAGATATCCTTCCACTTCTGTGCCTATGCGAGATTTTGAAAAGGAAATGAAATACTTAAAAACGCACAACTACAACGTGATTTCAGTGAAAAAGCTATACGATATCGTTTCTTCAGGTAAACCTATCCCTCCCAAAACGGTCGTCATCACAATAGATGACGGATATGAAACAACAATGAAAGCTTTTAAAATTTTGAAGAAGTACAAATTTCCATTTACAGTTTTCCTCTACACAGCAGCCATAAACCGATATCCCGACTTTCTCACCCTCAAACAGATAAAGGAAATGGAAGAGTCAGGATTAGTTACGTTCGGAAATCACTTATACGACCATCCCAACTTAGGCTGGAAAAGATTACACCTTCCAAAAGACAAATACGTTAAACTGCTTAAAAGAGAGGAAAGAAAATCAAGGAAAAGGTTCAAAAGGCTGTTAGGCTACGAACCGGAATTCTTAGCTTTTCCTTACGGAGACTACGACAAAATAAGCCTGAAGTTTTTTAGGAATAGGTATAAACTTCTTTTCTCTCAGGATAGAGGTGCTTTCTCCGGTAGAGAATTTCCCGTTCCGAGAATGGCTGTTGTAGGTTCCCAGTCAGGATTTAAGCTATTTGTAGAAGACCTCAACATAGAGCCCCTACCTGTAGTAAAACATACGCCAGACATAGGATTGACAGACAAAAATCCGGTTAGCGTCAGCTTTGAAATAGAAAACCCCGAAAACTATCATTACTGTTCAATCTACGCTACAGGAGTCGGCTGGCTGAACAACGTTGAAAAAAAAGGAAACGTCGTTAAACTCAAAGATAAGCTAACGCTCGTCAAGTATAAAACCCGAATAGGAATAAGGTGCTACGACAAAAGAACCGGTAAAAAAGCGGAATTCTTCTTTTTAGTTTTAGAGAAAAAGCCGGGAAAATCCCCGGCTCTCACAAACTAA
- a CDS encoding Fe-S-containing hydro-lyase translates to MSAIRITAPILDDSVVESLKAGDFVLISGVIYTARDAAHKRMVEALKKGEPLPFDVKGQIIYYAGPAPAKPGKPIGSVGPTTSYRMDPYAPKLLEVGLKGMIGKGARNEEVKEAIKKFKGVYFGAVGGAAAYLARCVKKAEVIAYEDLGPEAVRRLEVVDFPAFVINDIYGNDLYEMGRKKYQLIEI, encoded by the coding sequence ATGTCTGCAATAAGGATTACTGCACCTATTTTAGACGACAGCGTTGTTGAAAGTTTAAAAGCTGGTGATTTTGTTCTCATTTCTGGCGTTATCTATACTGCAAGGGATGCTGCTCATAAAAGAATGGTTGAAGCGCTAAAAAAAGGTGAACCTCTGCCGTTTGACGTTAAGGGGCAGATTATTTACTACGCTGGTCCTGCTCCTGCTAAACCGGGTAAACCTATAGGTTCTGTAGGACCTACTACGAGTTACAGGATGGACCCTTACGCGCCTAAGCTTTTAGAGGTTGGATTGAAAGGTATGATAGGTAAAGGGGCAAGGAACGAGGAGGTAAAAGAGGCGATTAAAAAGTTTAAGGGCGTTTATTTTGGAGCTGTAGGTGGGGCAGCTGCTTACCTTGCAAGGTGCGTTAAGAAGGCGGAAGTTATTGCTTACGAAGATTTAGGACCTGAAGCTGTGAGAAGGTTGGAGGTGGTGGATTTTCCAGCTTTCGTTATTAACGATATTTATGGAAACGACCTTTATGAGATGGGAAGAAAGAAGTATCAGCTTATAGAAATTTAA
- a CDS encoding glucosaminidase domain-containing protein: protein MKGKTALLAVVFTASIGALLTTAKDCSAEKENYSKQTVKLHEVPSTPYPSHVSLSYLPPKERKKEFIKLMLPLIEKANEEVMKERKFLLSIKGKKKLTPLEEKKLKELKKKYKADSYEELLKRVNIVPVSLVLAQAAIESGWGTSRFFTEANNAFGIYSYSKKRKCLKAKKSGACLKVYPDLYESVKDYIYNINVSWAYKDFRDARSKGASLDTLIKELEKYSVMRKQYTELVKNVIKNNNLTDFDGYALSFTGSGSSR from the coding sequence ATGAAAGGAAAAACGGCGCTACTCGCAGTAGTATTTACAGCTTCCATAGGAGCTCTCTTAACTACAGCAAAAGATTGCAGCGCCGAAAAAGAAAACTACAGCAAGCAGACCGTTAAACTGCACGAAGTTCCATCTACGCCATATCCATCTCACGTTTCTCTCTCCTATCTACCGCCGAAAGAGAGGAAGAAAGAATTTATAAAGCTCATGCTTCCCCTGATAGAGAAAGCCAACGAAGAGGTAATGAAAGAAAGAAAATTTTTACTGAGCATAAAAGGAAAAAAGAAACTGACGCCTTTAGAAGAAAAGAAACTTAAAGAATTGAAAAAAAAGTATAAAGCCGATTCTTATGAGGAACTACTAAAAAGGGTAAACATCGTTCCTGTAAGTCTCGTCTTGGCTCAGGCTGCAATAGAGAGCGGCTGGGGAACGTCCCGCTTCTTTACAGAGGCAAACAACGCGTTCGGTATCTACTCCTATTCAAAAAAACGCAAATGCCTGAAAGCAAAGAAGAGCGGCGCATGCCTTAAAGTCTATCCAGACCTTTACGAATCGGTAAAAGATTACATATACAACATTAACGTAAGCTGGGCTTACAAAGATTTTAGAGATGCAAGGAGTAAAGGTGCATCACTTGACACGCTTATAAAAGAATTGGAAAAATACTCCGTAATGAGAAAACAGTACACGGAGTTAGTAAAAAATGTCATTAAGAATAATAACCTTACTGATTTTGACGGTTACGCTCTATCTTTTACCGGCAGTGGCAGCTCCAGATAA
- the nuoE gene encoding NADH-quinone oxidoreductase subunit NuoE yields the protein MNDLEILIKEIEELKESSPYPSFRSLIMPALWIAEKRFSAILPEHIEVIAKLLGVKPIEVEEVAHFYAMYHTQRKGKYVVRVCTNLSCMLNGGESILQALCSYFGVKPGETTEDGLFTIEEAECMGLCDGAPAMTVNEERFTHLTPEKAIAVLEELKRKERNGKGNSQKR from the coding sequence ATGAATGATTTAGAGATACTAATTAAAGAGATTGAAGAGCTGAAGGAAAGTTCTCCTTATCCATCTTTTCGTTCCTTAATTATGCCTGCGCTGTGGATTGCAGAGAAGCGGTTTTCTGCAATTTTGCCTGAGCATATAGAGGTGATAGCCAAGCTTTTAGGCGTCAAACCGATAGAGGTTGAGGAAGTTGCGCACTTTTACGCCATGTATCATACTCAAAGAAAGGGCAAATACGTTGTGAGAGTTTGCACTAACCTTTCCTGTATGTTGAACGGCGGTGAATCTATCCTGCAGGCTCTCTGTAGTTACTTTGGTGTTAAGCCTGGTGAAACTACGGAAGATGGGCTTTTTACGATTGAGGAAGCTGAGTGTATGGGGTTGTGTGACGGTGCGCCTGCAATGACGGTTAACGAGGAAAGGTTTACCCACCTTACACCTGAAAAGGCGATTGCTGTTTTAGAAGAGCTTAAAAGGAAGGAACGTAATGGAAAGGGTAATTCTCAGAAACGTTGA
- a CDS encoding 2Fe-2S iron-sulfur cluster-binding protein, giving the protein MESFRIVIDGKECEAFPGETVLKVAERNGIVIPVFCYHKELRPEGACRVCLVEVEGAPRLVTACTLKAMPNMVVRTNTPKVKKARATIIRMILNNHALECKECDKSGECELQMTGFRHASKEVKYKEGVRKKGIFIEGKLIAINTDRCILCRRCIRMCGENMGNRVLGIIGRGYWAYVSPFDGDFEKSGCEHCGSCIDVCPVGSLLDRTFKHRGRPWKLDKTWTTCTLCGSACYMEVDTCEGEIKRVVGRIGVNHEDNKGYLCVNGKWGWDIVYSEYRFEKPLLKENGSFKEISFEEAVEVVKEKMEGGDFGVFVDSSLTCEEIDLIADRFRTKGIVSDAFNYQRFLKKISGNLNVCSLKEAFDSDVLVVVGDFVEETNPVIATLLRLKVIQERKRIIRVGQFPSKLDSVSYRVFVDEDVEKILTSESLNKLLRRKKFSLIIGGTIYDLIKSEEIAKTIAGIFQGISVYPIPPESNSYYISEKFETESSLNSSVGVYFVSSNEKFAVLKSGKFKILFTPFFDDFALDADLVIPTETFLEKEGKLYLLGGLEKPVKGAVEAKVSLKTFLKRLPVFLQKSRGGISNLFRAPEDTDTLVLVSKRAKGMLSVYSQHVASVSKGNRVLEFSDSGVGKKVLFVERFDEDIIEILKLFYPYKESTIRN; this is encoded by the coding sequence ATGGAGAGCTTCAGGATAGTTATAGATGGAAAAGAGTGTGAAGCCTTTCCTGGTGAGACCGTTTTAAAGGTTGCAGAGAGGAACGGTATCGTTATTCCTGTTTTCTGTTACCACAAGGAGTTGAGACCTGAAGGTGCTTGTCGTGTTTGTCTGGTTGAAGTGGAAGGTGCACCAAGGCTCGTAACTGCCTGCACCTTAAAGGCTATGCCGAACATGGTTGTTAGGACTAATACCCCTAAGGTAAAGAAGGCAAGAGCTACGATAATCAGGATGATTTTAAACAACCACGCGCTTGAGTGTAAGGAGTGTGATAAGTCTGGTGAGTGTGAACTTCAGATGACAGGATTCAGGCACGCTTCTAAAGAGGTGAAGTATAAGGAAGGGGTAAGGAAGAAGGGGATTTTTATTGAGGGCAAGCTGATAGCTATAAATACCGATAGGTGTATTTTGTGTAGAAGATGTATCAGAATGTGCGGTGAGAATATGGGTAATAGGGTTTTAGGAATAATAGGCAGGGGATATTGGGCTTACGTTTCGCCATTTGATGGAGATTTTGAGAAAAGTGGCTGTGAACACTGCGGTAGCTGTATAGATGTCTGTCCTGTGGGTTCTCTGCTGGATAGAACCTTCAAACATAGAGGAAGACCGTGGAAGCTGGACAAAACCTGGACCACCTGTACGCTGTGTGGAAGTGCCTGTTATATGGAAGTTGATACGTGTGAGGGAGAGATAAAGAGGGTAGTTGGCAGGATAGGGGTTAACCATGAGGATAATAAAGGATACCTGTGCGTTAACGGGAAGTGGGGCTGGGATATTGTCTATTCTGAATACCGCTTTGAAAAGCCTCTGTTGAAAGAGAATGGTAGTTTTAAAGAAATATCTTTTGAGGAGGCTGTAGAGGTTGTAAAAGAGAAGATGGAGGGTGGGGATTTTGGTGTTTTTGTGGATTCTTCTCTAACTTGTGAAGAGATTGACCTGATTGCCGACAGGTTTAGGACGAAAGGGATTGTTTCAGATGCTTTTAATTATCAGAGGTTTTTGAAGAAGATTAGTGGGAATTTAAACGTTTGTAGTTTGAAGGAAGCTTTTGATTCCGACGTTCTGGTGGTTGTGGGGGATTTTGTAGAGGAGACCAATCCTGTTATTGCAACGCTATTAAGGTTAAAAGTTATTCAAGAGCGAAAAAGAATCATCAGGGTGGGTCAGTTTCCTTCAAAACTTGATTCTGTTTCATACAGAGTTTTCGTTGATGAAGATGTAGAAAAGATTTTAACTTCGGAAAGTTTAAATAAACTGCTGCGCAGGAAGAAGTTTTCCTTAATTATAGGTGGGACTATTTATGACTTAATTAAATCTGAAGAAATTGCAAAAACTATTGCAGGAATTTTTCAGGGTATCTCTGTGTATCCAATTCCGCCTGAATCTAATTCCTATTACATTTCTGAAAAGTTTGAGACTGAAAGCAGTCTTAATTCTTCTGTTGGCGTTTATTTTGTTAGTTCAAACGAAAAGTTTGCTGTTTTGAAAAGTGGGAAATTCAAAATTCTCTTTACTCCTTTCTTTGATGACTTTGCTTTGGACGCTGATTTGGTAATTCCTACGGAAACCTTTTTAGAAAAAGAGGGAAAACTTTATCTTTTAGGTGGTTTGGAAAAGCCTGTAAAAGGCGCAGTTGAAGCGAAGGTTTCTTTAAAAACTTTTTTGAAGAGACTGCCTGTGTTTTTACAGAAGAGTAGGGGCGGTATTTCTAACCTTTTTCGTGCTCCTGAGGATACGGATACGTTGGTTTTAGTGTCTAAGCGCGCTAAGGGAATGTTGTCTGTTTATTCGCAGCATGTTGCATCTGTTTCTAAAGGAAACAGAGTTTTGGAATTTTCAGACAGTGGTGTTGGGAAAAAGGTTCTATTTGTAGAAAGATTTGATGAAGATATAATAGAAATATTAAAATTATTTTATCCGTATAAGGAGTCAACTATCAGAAATTAA
- a CDS encoding 4Fe-4S dicluster domain-containing protein — MKDLLGREVKDLSKELWWGVPRNQIEWYPTIDYEKCIGCGICFITCAGKKVFDWDIEKNRPIVARPYNCMVGCTTCANLCPVKAISFPSDEYVKKLVKELKLIEKAKKILEEAIKKQQKGE; from the coding sequence ATGAAGGACCTATTAGGAAGAGAAGTAAAAGACCTATCAAAAGAACTCTGGTGGGGAGTCCCAAGAAATCAGATTGAGTGGTACCCAACTATAGATTACGAGAAATGTATCGGGTGCGGAATCTGTTTTATTACATGTGCAGGAAAGAAAGTTTTTGACTGGGATATAGAAAAAAACAGACCGATTGTAGCAAGACCTTACAACTGCATGGTTGGCTGTACAACGTGTGCAAACCTCTGTCCCGTTAAAGCTATCTCCTTCCCCAGCGATGAATACGTAAAGAAGCTGGTAAAAGAATTAAAATTGATTGAAAAAGCAAAGAAGATACTTGAAGAAGCTATAAAGAAGCAGCAAAAGGGGGAGTAA
- a CDS encoding TIGR00269 family protein — protein sequence MLCRICKDRGKRNKAVIFLRHHRLALCEKHFLEWFEKQVEKTIKKFRMFTRKETVLVAVSGGKDSLSLWKVLIALGYKTLGLHINLGIERWNYSKTSEEICREFAEKNGAELVVFSLKERFGFSIEEIAREARRKDVCSVCGTFKRYVMNLVAKERGINVIATGHNLDDEAALLLSNTMRWEIGYLGRQSPVLPEEAGFPKKVKPFAFQTEKETVSYAILNGIRFMETGCPNAKESTSKTFKRALAMIEHEMPGTKLRFYKEFLKKARPLFEKELKKELELRRCTECGMPTTQEICSVCSILKRVRENAKSRDN from the coding sequence ATGCTCTGTAGAATTTGTAAGGATAGAGGTAAGAGGAATAAGGCAGTCATATTCTTGAGACACCACAGACTTGCTCTATGCGAAAAGCACTTTTTAGAGTGGTTTGAGAAGCAGGTTGAGAAAACTATAAAGAAATTCCGAATGTTTACAAGAAAAGAGACTGTTCTTGTGGCTGTTTCTGGAGGAAAAGACAGCCTTTCTCTCTGGAAAGTTTTAATTGCTTTGGGTTATAAAACGTTGGGACTGCACATAAACCTTGGAATTGAAAGGTGGAATTACTCTAAAACTTCGGAAGAAATTTGCAGGGAATTTGCGGAGAAGAACGGTGCAGAGTTGGTGGTGTTTAGCTTGAAAGAACGTTTTGGATTTTCAATAGAGGAGATTGCAAGGGAAGCAAGGAGGAAAGATGTTTGTTCCGTTTGTGGAACGTTTAAACGCTACGTAATGAATTTGGTGGCGAAAGAGAGAGGGATTAACGTTATCGCTACAGGGCATAACCTTGACGATGAGGCAGCTTTGCTGCTCTCTAATACTATGAGGTGGGAGATAGGTTATTTAGGCAGACAATCACCCGTTTTACCTGAAGAAGCTGGATTTCCTAAGAAAGTTAAGCCTTTTGCTTTCCAGACGGAGAAGGAAACCGTGAGCTACGCAATCTTAAATGGAATTAGATTTATGGAAACTGGGTGTCCAAACGCTAAAGAGTCAACTTCTAAAACTTTTAAGCGTGCTTTGGCAATGATTGAACATGAGATGCCTGGAACGAAACTACGTTTTTATAAAGAGTTTTTGAAGAAGGCGAGGCCTTTGTTTGAAAAGGAGTTAAAAAAGGAACTGGAATTAAGAAGATGTACTGAGTGTGGAATGCCTACTACTCAGGAAATTTGTAGCGTTTGTTCAATTTTAAAGAGGGTGAGAGAAAATGCTAAAAGTAGGGATAATTGA
- the nuoF gene encoding NADH-quinone oxidoreductase subunit NuoF: MERVILRNVDREDSHRIDVYLKHGGYQAFRKVLKEFSPQDVIEEIKRSGLRGRGGAGFPTGLKWEFAAADFKEPKYFVCNADEGEPCTFKDRMIIEKDPHALIEGMLIGAYATGCSVGYIYLRGEYPIGKRILLQAIEEARERGFLGENILGSDFSFDIHIHSGAGAYICGEETALIESLEGKRGEPRIKPPFPVNAGFMWKPTVVNNVETLANVPVIIERGAEWYSSIGSPDCPGPKLYSVSGKVKKPGVYELPMGTPLEEIIFEHAGGIKEDRKLKAVFPGGASSCVLTADEIHVKMDFPSLAKAGTMLGSGAVMVLDETDCIVKAALRLLKFFRHESCGKCAPCREGTDWIVRILYRIENGKGSEDDLETIVTISETMENSFCGLGMAAHNPAVSTVKKFRDEYLKHIALKRCPFKE, encoded by the coding sequence ATGGAAAGGGTAATTCTCAGAAACGTTGATAGAGAGGACTCTCACCGTATAGACGTTTACCTGAAGCACGGCGGTTATCAGGCTTTCAGGAAGGTTTTAAAGGAGTTTTCGCCCCAGGACGTTATAGAAGAGATTAAAAGGAGCGGTTTAAGGGGAAGAGGCGGGGCAGGTTTTCCTACAGGTTTAAAGTGGGAGTTTGCCGCTGCCGATTTTAAAGAACCGAAGTACTTTGTCTGCAATGCCGATGAAGGTGAACCGTGCACGTTTAAGGATAGAATGATAATAGAGAAAGACCCTCACGCTCTCATAGAGGGAATGCTTATAGGAGCTTACGCTACAGGGTGTAGCGTCGGTTATATATATCTGCGAGGAGAATATCCGATAGGGAAAAGGATACTGCTTCAGGCTATAGAAGAGGCGAGGGAGAGGGGATTTTTAGGCGAAAACATTTTAGGGAGTGACTTTTCTTTTGATATTCATATCCATTCCGGCGCTGGTGCTTACATATGCGGTGAAGAGACAGCTCTTATAGAGTCTCTTGAGGGTAAAAGGGGTGAGCCGAGGATAAAGCCGCCTTTCCCTGTTAACGCCGGTTTTATGTGGAAACCTACCGTTGTAAATAACGTTGAGACTCTTGCCAACGTTCCTGTGATAATAGAGAGGGGAGCTGAGTGGTATTCTTCCATAGGTTCTCCTGATTGCCCCGGTCCGAAGCTTTACTCTGTAAGCGGTAAGGTGAAAAAGCCCGGCGTTTACGAACTTCCGATGGGAACGCCTTTAGAGGAGATAATATTTGAGCATGCTGGTGGCATAAAGGAAGACAGGAAGTTAAAGGCTGTTTTTCCTGGTGGAGCTTCCAGCTGCGTTCTTACCGCCGATGAAATTCACGTGAAGATGGATTTCCCTTCTCTTGCAAAAGCTGGAACGATGTTAGGTTCAGGTGCTGTGATGGTTTTAGATGAAACGGACTGCATAGTGAAAGCAGCGTTGAGGCTTTTAAAGTTTTTCAGGCACGAATCGTGCGGTAAGTGTGCGCCGTGCAGGGAGGGAACGGACTGGATAGTTAGGATTCTTTACAGGATAGAGAACGGTAAGGGGAGCGAGGATGACCTTGAAACTATAGTAACCATTTCTGAGACTATGGAGAACTCCTTTTGCGGTCTGGGAATGGCTGCGCATAATCCTGCCGTTTCTACGGTGAAGAAGTTCAGAGATGAGTATCTAAAACATATAGCCTTAAAGAGATGCCCTTTTAAGGAGTAA